One Paraburkholderia phytofirmans OLGA172 genomic window carries:
- a CDS encoding tyrosine-type recombinase/integrase yields MQKAPSSQTHLGIEPSVLESMVSSLPELPPVVRYYDDFDDTLRSVPEVRQADILGLHINGRLFRLDLSRYPSSYGTLQKHLLVFLLGEDLHISTCFNVLNAAMHLDVHDVERIVEAGPTRISTIWMTLRGRQLVVHAYRFVKAVLRLLCRHRLYGWSESYLAYVSACLPGPATDKYARVRSGDVFLSVDEEAAIVRYLDETSNLIRTSGWSSLPYEALCDAAMVLCSYQFAMRPIQIAMLTMRDVRIWDLEHSGEPTVHLTFLMVKQQGKLRKRPMVRRVKQEWGILFIALVAYADSQGRDANDRVFGVKSNHEAGSRIARRVEILIGDDACAMDLRHTAAQRLVDAGASHEELAEFMGHSHVQTGLVYYATSATHAERVNRALGASDIYRRVAKIAHDRFISPEELTQLKGEQQIAGVPHGIPIAGIGGCKSGQPACPYNPVTSCYGCRKFMPLHDKTMHERVLAEMREVVIFFDQSSRGDTRSPAYLQLQRTIAEIQTVIEELEADNR; encoded by the coding sequence ATGCAAAAAGCTCCGTCGTCCCAGACTCACCTGGGAATCGAGCCATCGGTGCTTGAAAGCATGGTGTCGTCGTTGCCAGAACTGCCGCCGGTCGTGCGCTACTACGACGACTTCGACGACACGCTGCGCTCCGTGCCCGAAGTCCGCCAGGCCGATATCCTCGGGCTTCACATCAATGGTCGACTGTTCCGGCTTGATCTTAGTCGGTACCCTTCTTCGTACGGCACCCTCCAGAAGCATCTGCTGGTCTTCCTGCTGGGTGAAGACCTGCATATCTCGACCTGCTTCAATGTTCTGAACGCAGCAATGCATCTTGATGTTCATGATGTCGAACGCATCGTCGAAGCCGGACCAACCCGCATATCAACGATATGGATGACGCTGCGCGGCCGCCAGTTAGTCGTTCACGCCTATCGTTTCGTCAAGGCCGTGCTGCGTTTGCTATGCCGGCATCGCCTGTATGGCTGGTCCGAGTCATATCTGGCCTATGTCAGCGCTTGCCTGCCCGGCCCCGCAACAGACAAGTATGCCCGTGTGCGATCAGGCGATGTGTTTCTGTCCGTTGACGAGGAAGCCGCGATTGTGCGCTATCTGGATGAAACGTCGAATCTCATTAGGACAAGCGGCTGGTCAAGTCTTCCATACGAGGCACTTTGCGATGCGGCGATGGTGCTCTGTTCCTACCAGTTTGCCATGCGTCCGATTCAGATCGCGATGCTGACGATGCGTGACGTACGGATATGGGATCTGGAACACAGTGGCGAGCCGACCGTGCATCTCACGTTTCTCATGGTCAAGCAACAGGGGAAGCTTCGAAAGAGACCGATGGTCCGTCGTGTGAAACAGGAATGGGGGATATTGTTCATCGCGCTGGTTGCGTATGCAGACTCTCAGGGGCGCGATGCCAATGATCGCGTCTTCGGCGTCAAATCCAATCATGAAGCCGGATCTCGCATTGCCCGCCGCGTGGAAATCCTGATCGGCGACGATGCTTGCGCTATGGACCTTCGTCATACCGCGGCGCAGCGACTCGTTGACGCCGGTGCCAGTCATGAGGAGCTCGCTGAATTCATGGGCCATTCGCATGTGCAGACCGGGCTGGTTTACTACGCGACATCGGCCACCCACGCGGAGCGGGTGAACCGGGCGCTCGGTGCGTCGGACATATACCGGCGTGTGGCGAAGATTGCGCACGACCGGTTCATCTCCCCGGAAGAGCTCACCCAACTCAAAGGGGAGCAACAGATTGCCGGCGTGCCTCACGGAATTCCGATCGCCGGTATCGGCGGCTGCAAATCTGGTCAGCCCGCTTGCCCCTACAACCCGGTCACGTCGTGCTACGGATGCAGGAAGTTCATGCCCCTGCACGACAAGACGATGCATGAGCGCGTGCTGGCCGAGATGCGCGAAGTGGTGATCTTCTTCGACCAGAGTTCCCGCGGCGACACCAGGTCGCCTGCCTATCTGCAACTGCAGCGCACGATCGCCGAGATACAGACAGTCATCGAGGAACTGGAAGCCGACAACCGATGA